A region of the Candidatus Afararchaeum irisae genome:
TGAGGAGTACCTCGCTAACGGAGCCGACCCCGAGGGAGACGTCGAGGACTACATCTACGAGGCGAAGAACGCCGAGGACAACGGGGAGATGGAGAGATCCCTCGGTCTGATATCGAAGGCGGGTGCCAAGATACTCGACGGCGAGGAGTTCGATATAGAGGAGATCTACGACGACCTCGAATACGGCTTCGTGAGCGAATGGGTCAACGGACTCGACTCTCTCCACGACGCCGTCAAGGGACCTGAGACCATCGAGGAAGATGATGAGGACGAAGACGAGTAGCTAGATACAGCTATACTAAACTTTTCTGAACTCCACATCTGCTTTCTCCGCAGTCACGCGATCCCTCTCCGAGTTACCCACGAAGACAGCGTCGTCGGGGTCAACCGAGAGCCTCTCGACGGCTTCGAGTAGAGGCTCGGGATCGGGCTTCCAGCCGTCGACATCTTCTGTGTCACGTCCTACGACTGTGTCTATCTTTGAGTCGAGACCGTGTCTCTCGATTCCGACACGACATGCGCGTTCCGAGTTGAGAGAACAGACTCCCGTCGGAATGCCGTCCTCGACCTCGTCAGCGGTTTCGAGCCTCTCCGAGAACCTCGCACCCTCTACCTCGTGTCGTCTTATGATCTTCTCGACCTCATCGATTCCCTCCTCGTGTGCCGTGGCATACATCTCCCAGACACTCGGTGAGGTCTCTAATCCCTTCTCCGAAAGCAGTTCCGAGATCTCGTGTCTTACTCTGTCCCAGTCGACGTCAAGCAAGATCAGAGTTCCGTCGAGATCATAGACGACGGCTTCGTACATAGATGGGATACGACCACGAAATTCTTAAGCCCGACGAACCGTCTCGGTAACACACGGATGGATCTCGAAGACTACTGGGGGATCGGACCCAAGACGAGACAGACGCTTGAGACCGAGATAGGAGCCGATAAAGCAATAGACGCTATACAGAATGCGGACGTCAGGACTCTCGTGAACGCGGGGGTGACCAGGGGACGTGTCGTCCGTATACTCAGACGTGCCCACGAGACAGAGGGTCTCGAACTCCTCGAAACCTCCGACACCAGGGACGTCTACAGGGATCTCGTAGATCTCGTGACCCGGTACGCTCTCACCGAGGACGCCGAGAACAGGATACGTGTGATGACGCCGCTTCCGTCGGAGGAAGACGCCGAGAGGAGGCTCGATGAGGTTCTCGGAGCGAGGGAGTCGTGGTCACGTCTGAGCGACGAAGAACACGAAAGGATCATCGACGTCTTCGAGGAGTACGACTCCGAGGGTAGCCGGAAGGCTGCGGTCGATGCGGCTATACGTCTCTCAGACATAGACGACGACCGAGTCTTCACCAGACTCTCAGATCTCGACGTTGGAGCCCTCGAAGAGACAGTCGGCGTACTCGGAATCGTAGACGGGGATCGTGTCGAGGAAGGTGTAGACGAGGATCTCGACCAACTCCGACGCCAGCTCGAACTCGTCGACTCTCTCAGCGACTCAGCCTTCGATATCGTCGAGACCGTACGTTCGAGACTCGATGCCGGCGGGAGGAGGACGGGCGACGAGTTCAGGGAGGAGTTCGCCTACTACGTCTCCGACGAGACGGGGGTCGATCTCGACTCTGTCTACTCCGCCGCACCCGACGACGCAGTAGATGCCGCCGACCTCGTGACCAATACTCTCCGTAACCTACTCACGGATCTCGAAGAAGCCGTCGAGGACAGACACGACGAGGTCGTCGAAAGAGTAGAAACCAGGCTCGACGAAGCCCGTGACGACGTCGAGTCCGCGGTCGAGGCTGTCGACGACCTCGGCTTTCTACTCTCCCTCGCGAGGTTCGCCGACGAGTACGATCTTCGACGTCCGGAGTTCTCCGACGAAGAGCTTGGTGTCTCAGTAGTCGATGCACGTAACCTCAGCCTCTCAGCCGAGGGAGTCGACGTCCAGCCTGTCACGTACGGAGTAGGTGATACGTCTACCTCGGAGGTTCCGACTGACCGCGTCGCCGTCCTCACCGGGGCGAACAGCGGAGGTAAGACGACACTCCTCGAAACCGTCTGTCAGACGGTTCTTCTCGCACATATGGGACTCCCCGTACCCGCGGAGTCCGCCGAGGTCTCGTACTTCGACTCGGTCGTCTTCCACAGGAGACACGCGAGCTTCAACGCCGGAGTTCTCGAATCCACCCTGCGTTCGATCGTCCCGCCTCTCACGACCGACGAGACGACACTGATGCTCGTCGACGAGTTCGAGGCGATCACGGAGCCCGGAAGTGCGGCGAGTCTCCTACACGGTCTCGTGGGTCTCACCGTAGACACCGAAGCCACAGGAGTCTTCGTGACACATCTCGCCGACGACCTCGAACCTCTGCCCGAGCAAGCCCGTGTCGACGGCATATTCGCCGAGGGTCTCGACGACGACCTACAGCTTGAGGTCGACTACCAGCCGCGTTTCGAGACCGTCGGCAGATCGACCCCCGAGTTCATAGTCTCACGTCTCGTGGCGAACGCCTCAGACCGAACCGAGAGAGCGGGATTCGAGAGGCTAGCAGGGGCAGTCGGCGAGGAGGCAGTACAGAGCACACTCGATGACGCGGACTGGGAGGGCGAGACGCCGTAGCGTAGTACCCAGATTTAACTATGAGTGTCTGATACTCCAGCCATGGATCTCTGTGTACGTAACGGATACGTCTATACCGACGGCAGGATAGTCGAGAAGGACGTCGGTGTGCGTGACGGCGAGATAGTCGAGATAGGCGACATAGATGACGCCGACAGAGTACTCGATGCCGACGGCAACCTCGTGATGCCCGGACTCGTCAACGCCCACACACACGCCGCTATGACACTCTTCAG
Encoded here:
- a CDS encoding HAD hydrolase-like protein; amino-acid sequence: MYEAVVYDLDGTLILLDVDWDRVRHEISELLSEKGLETSPSVWEMYATAHEEGIDEVEKIIRRHEVEGARFSERLETADEVEDGIPTGVCSLNSERACRVGIERHGLDSKIDTVVGRDTEDVDGWKPDPEPLLEAVERLSVDPDDAVFVGNSERDRVTAEKADVEFRKV
- a CDS encoding DNA mismatch repair protein; translation: MDLEDYWGIGPKTRQTLETEIGADKAIDAIQNADVRTLVNAGVTRGRVVRILRRAHETEGLELLETSDTRDVYRDLVDLVTRYALTEDAENRIRVMTPLPSEEDAERRLDEVLGARESWSRLSDEEHERIIDVFEEYDSEGSRKAAVDAAIRLSDIDDDRVFTRLSDLDVGALEETVGVLGIVDGDRVEEGVDEDLDQLRRQLELVDSLSDSAFDIVETVRSRLDAGGRRTGDEFREEFAYYVSDETGVDLDSVYSAAPDDAVDAADLVTNTLRNLLTDLEEAVEDRHDEVVERVETRLDEARDDVESAVEAVDDLGFLLSLARFADEYDLRRPEFSDEELGVSVVDARNLSLSAEGVDVQPVTYGVGDTSTSEVPTDRVAVLTGANSGGKTTLLETVCQTVLLAHMGLPVPAESAEVSYFDSVVFHRRHASFNAGVLESTLRSIVPPLTTDETTLMLVDEFEAITEPGSAASLLHGLVGLTVDTEATGVFVTHLADDLEPLPEQARVDGIFAEGLDDDLQLEVDYQPRFETVGRSTPEFIVSRLVANASDRTERAGFERLAGAVGEEAVQSTLDDADWEGETP